TGGTCTGCGGGCCAGAGAATAGAAGAGGCCTTCGACCTTGGGGCCGAAGCCATCGTTTCGGCCTGCCCTCGCTGCAAGAGAAATTTTCTAAACGCGGCGAAGGAGAAAAAGGGAGAATTACAGCTCCTCGACCTTTCGGAGGTCATTTCCTCAGCGATGGGAGGAGGACCCATGGGGGTTCGAGCCGCGAGGTGTCGAAAGATGATACCGAAAGAGGCTTCAAAGGAATTGGAATCGATCGTGGGGAGGGAATATTTTACGATGGATCCGGTGCTCTGCGAGGGATACCGGGCAGGCCCCCGGGGATATGAATGCGGGCTTGGCTATGAGAAGGTGATGGCCCGGGTTCCAGCGGCGGTCGTCCTTCCGGCGGAGACCCCCGAGGTCCAGGCAATCGTCCAGACGTGTTATCGATTTCAGATCCCCTATGTCCCTTACAGCACCGGTTTCTATGGTGCCAAATCGGCACCCCACGTGGAGGGAGCCCTCCTTATCGATCTCAAGAGGATGGCCCATTTCGAGATCGACGAGGACCACCTTATGGCCGTGGTAGGGCCCGGGATCGTCTATTCCCAGCTTCAGGCCGAGGCCCTCAGGAGGGGGATGTACGTCCTGGTAGGAGGTGGAGGGGGGCAGGTTTCGGTCATCGCCAACATGATCAATGACGGGACCTCTCCCCATAGCTACCGCTTTGGCCTTGCCCAGCGAAGGATCCTCGGGACGGAGCTCGTCCTTCCCGATGGAGAGGTCCTCCGCTTAGGGTCTCTGAGCACGGAGGAGGACCCCTTTTGGGGAGAGGGTCCGGGCCCCGATCTTCGCGGGCTGTTGAGGGGAGGGACGGGCTGGAGAGGGTCCTTCGGAATCGTCACGAAGATGGCCCTGAAGCTGATGCCCTTCCAACCCGAACCCCTTCGACCCGAAGGGATTTCGCCCCACACCGCCTTGAGGCTTCCGCAGGAGAGGGTGAAATGGGTCAATATCCGGATGCCAGACCGGGAGTCGCTGGTAAAGGCCGTCTACGAGATCGGAAAGGCCGAGATCGGGGCGGCCGTGATGAGGGTTCCGCTTTTCTGGAGGACCGTGGCGAGGTCAGAAAGCAAGGAGGAGTTCTGGAAACGGTGGTCCGAGGAGAGCGAGGAAAGCATCGAGAAGTTCCATCTCCTGAGGGTTCTCCTCATCGGATATGGATCTGAAGAGCAGATGGCCTATGAAGAAAAGGTGCTTTACGATATTGTTAACGAGCTCGGAGGGGAAATCCGGAGGACGAAACCCACCGACGAGTCATGGTTCAAGAATGCGGACTCGGCCGGGATGTGGCTCATGTGCGGAGGGTACCTTTCGGTCGAATATAGTTCCGATACTCTAAACCATGCGATCTTACAGGGAGAGGCCATGGCCGATTTGAAACAGGGCTACACGCCTCCCCTGATGCCCGACTACGGGGAGAGGGGATGGTTTCAAAGCATCGAGATGGGGCATCTGGGTTATTCGGAGTATCTGATCTATTGGGACCCCGAGGAGGTTTTGGAGGCGGCAGACCGGTTTTTCTTGAAGAGCCTTGAGGAAAACATTCGAAATCGATTCTATACCGCGATGCTCGGTCCCAATCAGCCCCTCTCTCTCACCGGCCCGGCGTATGGTCCCAACTATCATCGTTGGCTCCTTGCCATCAAGAGCCAGTTCGATCCTCAATGGCTCTGTCATCCGCCCCACCCCCTGGCCCACGATCGATTCCTTGAAAGAAGGGGGTGGGCGAGGCCGAAAGAAAGTTCAGAGGGTTCCCCGACCGGTGAAGAAAGGGGGCGGGAGGGCGAGGTCGACCAGAGGTTGACAGGGAAGAGCGAAAGGGGATAAATTGGAAGTAAAGTTTCCGAGGAGGGTTCCTATGGCCGCCGAAGAGATCAAAGTCTATACGACGCCCACCTGACCCTATTGCAAGATGGCGAAGGAGTTCCTTTCGCAGAAGGGCTATGCCTTTACCGAGTACGACGTGACCAAAGATCGGGCCGCCCTCGATGAGATGGTGAGGATCTCGGGGGCCCGGAGCGTCCCGGTCATCGCCGCCTGCAACGAAGTGATGATCGGCTTTGATAAGGCCCGCCTCGAGCAGATGCTGAGCTGCCTGAAACAGAGGACAGAGATTTAAAATCTTGGGGCAAGAAATTCGGATTCCGAAGCTTTATTGAAATCCGGACCTCGAGGGAAGCCCTCTTTCTCAAAAAGGGAGGGAGGAGGTTCGGAAGGGCCCATCGGTTCGGATTTCGAACTGCCGATTTCGGATTTATGAATTTTGAAGCCTCC
This genomic interval from Thermodesulfobacteriota bacterium contains the following:
- a CDS encoding NrdH-redoxin; amino-acid sequence: MAKEFLSQKGYAFTEYDVTKDRAALDEMVRISGARSVPVIAACNEVMIGFDKARLEQMLSCLKQRTEI
- a CDS encoding heterodisulfide reductase-related iron-sulfur binding cluster, with product MAERIELDINRIENFLYELKGCVRCKGCLWVDHIYMPGVRFSTRCPSAAHFLYDAFGAYGKMRIGLGYVERRLPPSETLRHLFYACPLCGACDVGCKRNLDLEIGLALEAIRVKLVKDGLGPMPVHREIAHQIEKQGNLFGLPYEGRKGWLSRAIRLTEGAKVLYFVGCYGSYYHSEIPQATVKILEASGVPFQLMEDERCCGNLLFSVGMIEEAKREAELNLQSIRKSGATTLLTTCAECYRMWKVDYPKIFGLSTHELGFEVKHLAEFVYEGIIEGRISFSHRLEKRVAYHDSCSLSRLSEPWTRWSGERRRWGVLDPPLVRRRGTFGVYHPPREILDRIPGIHLMEFHRNRENSFCCGAGRGTLEAFPDFALWSAGQRIEEAFDLGAEAIVSACPRCKRNFLNAAKEKKGELQLLDLSEVISSAMGGGPMGVRAARCRKMIPKEASKELESIVGREYFTMDPVLCEGYRAGPRGYECGLGYEKVMARVPAAVVLPAETPEVQAIVQTCYRFQIPYVPYSTGFYGAKSAPHVEGALLIDLKRMAHFEIDEDHLMAVVGPGIVYSQLQAEALRRGMYVLVGGGGGQVSVIANMINDGTSPHSYRFGLAQRRILGTELVLPDGEVLRLGSLSTEEDPFWGEGPGPDLRGLLRGGTGWRGSFGIVTKMALKLMPFQPEPLRPEGISPHTALRLPQERVKWVNIRMPDRESLVKAVYEIGKAEIGAAVMRVPLFWRTVARSESKEEFWKRWSEESEESIEKFHLLRVLLIGYGSEEQMAYEEKVLYDIVNELGGEIRRTKPTDESWFKNADSAGMWLMCGGYLSVEYSSDTLNHAILQGEAMADLKQGYTPPLMPDYGERGWFQSIEMGHLGYSEYLIYWDPEEVLEAADRFFLKSLEENIRNRFYTAMLGPNQPLSLTGPAYGPNYHRWLLAIKSQFDPQWLCHPPHPLAHDRFLERRGWARPKESSEGSPTGEERGREGEVDQRLTGKSERG